A single genomic interval of Patescibacteria group bacterium harbors:
- a CDS encoding prepilin peptidase, producing the protein MEAFFLSFIFILGLSIGSFLNVLIYRLPRSLRLTGRSFCPKCKKKISWYDNVPLLSFILLKGKCRSCHSPIGFQYPVVELITGILFLTTLNLIPKQAISNFQLPIAKQQALLISSYLLILTYYLFLISSLIVIFFIDLKHRVIPDQIIYPTILIILLYQIISHQSLITNHFFAAFGAGLFFLILHLITRGKGMGFGDVKLAFLMGLILGPLKVIFAFYLAFLTGAFVGVILILAKKKKFGEQIPFGPFLTGATVIALFWGEEIIRWLTAHLF; encoded by the coding sequence GTGGAGGCATTTTTTCTTTCTTTTATCTTCATTTTAGGTTTGAGTATAGGCTCCTTTCTTAATGTTCTTATCTACCGTCTCCCCCGCTCTCTGAGACTGACGGGTCGGTCGTTCTGTCCTAAATGTAAGAAAAAAATTTCCTGGTATGATAATGTCCCCTTGCTTTCATTTATCCTTCTTAAAGGCAAATGCCGTTCTTGTCACTCCCCTATTGGTTTTCAATATCCAGTTGTGGAGTTGATAACAGGGATTTTATTCTTAACCACGCTAAATTTAATCCCAAAGCAAGCAATTTCCAATTTCCAATTGCCAATTGCGAAGCAACAAGCTTTGCTTATTTCCAGTTATTTACTAATTCTTACCTATTACTTATTTCTTATCTCTTCTCTGATTGTTATCTTTTTCATTGATTTAAAGCACCGAGTTATTCCTGACCAGATTATTTATCCTACTATTTTGATTATCTTGTTATATCAAATCATCAGTCACCAGTCACTAATCACTAATCACTTTTTCGCTGCCTTCGGCGCGGGATTATTCTTTTTAATCCTTCATCTCATTACCCGAGGCAAAGGCATGGGGTTTGGTGATGTCAAGTTAGCCTTCTTGATGGGCTTAATTCTTGGTCCTTTAAAAGTGATTTTCGCCTTCTATCTCGCTTTCTTGACAGGCGCTTTTGTAGGTGTCATACTGATTTTAGCGAAGAAAAAGAAGTTTGGGGAACAAATTCCCTTTGGTCCTTTTTTGACAGGAGCAACGGTAATCGCCCTTTTTTGGGGTGAAGAAATTATCAGATGGTTGACTGCCCATTTATTTTAA